CGTCGCTGACGATGGGATCCTGGCTGTTGACGGTGATCTGCGCGTCGGGATGGTCGGCGTTGTACTTGAGGATGGCCTGGTACTCGGCGAGCGTCGCGTTGCAGCGCAGCGTCTTGCCCGCCATGTCAGCCAGGCTCTCGATGCCCGAGTCCTTGCGCACGGCGAGGACCATGGGGGCGAGGCCGTAGGGCTGGTCGGGCACGAGGTACTTCTCGAGGCGCTCCTCGGTACGGGAGAGCGCGCAGCTCGCCATGTCGCTCGAGCCGGACTGCAGCGAGGCGATCATCGTATCGAACGGCATGCCCTCGAACGAGAACGCGTACTTGCCGTCGAGCTTCTCCTCGACGAGCTTGAGGCTGTCGATGTCGTAGCCGGCCAGTTCGCCGTCTTCGTTGATGAAGCAGTAGGGGCGCGTCGAGTTGTTGCTGGAGATCTTGACGGCGCAGGCCTCTCCCTGCGCGGGGGCATCCGATCCGGCGTCGCTGGCTGCCGTGTCGGTGTCAGCTCCGCAGCCAGCGAGCACGAGGCTCAGGGCACCGGCGCCGGCAACTGCGCCGCCTAGCCCGATGAATGATCGGCGTGAGATGCCCGCTGCGGGACGTATGTCGTGCTGTGCCATGGTTGGCATCCTCTCCCTGTGGAAGCGATCGCGCGTCCGCGGTCGGGCGCAGACGCGCATGTATATATGGGCAACCTTATTCCCCCAAGTGTTGCGGGTAAGAAAAGAAATCTCGCCTGCACCGTACCGCGACAATATTCCCAGTCCCCAGCCTGTTGGGGCGTTGGGTGCTCCCTCGCTGTGTTTCCTTTGTCGGATGTGGGGGCGTGAAGCCTATCGCGCCGGTGGGAGGGACGAAGGCGGGCATGATAGCCCGCACGCACGGCACAGGACGCAGACAAGGCCCGAGCGGCCGCCCCGAGGAGGTATCGCGCATGAACCTGAGTGACATCCTGCAGGTGGAGTACGTCAAGATGGAGCCGAACGAGGGCCTGACGCGCACGAAGGTGAGCGACGTCATGCTGCAGCCCAACGGCATTCTGCACGGCGGCATCAGTGCGTGGCTCGCGGAGAACTGCGCCAACAAGGCCGCCATGACCGGCTATTCGCCCGACTATGCGCACCCGGTTGGCCTGAACCTCGAGTCGACGCACATGCTGCCGGTCAACCTGGGCGACACGATCGAGACGCACGCTCACATGGTGCATGGCGGCGGCCGCACGCAGGTGTGGGCCATCGAGCAGAAGCGCCTGTCCGACGGCGCGACGTTCAACGTCTCCCAGTTGACGATCTACATCAAGTACCTGCACAAGAAGCCCGGGTCCCCGGTCAGCGCCGAGGCCTAGGAGCGGGCGGGCATCTCGGCACGAAAAGGCGCCCCGGGCGACGGAGGAACAGCCGTTGCCCGGGGCGCCTGACGTTTTGTGCGACGAATGCGTCGGTCGCCTACTTTGACCCAGCGGGATCGTCGGTCGCCTTGAACAGCTCGCCAGCGGTCGTGGCCAGGCCGGCGAGGCCTTGCAGCTCCGAGGGGATGATGATCTTCGTTGCCTGGCCGTCGGCGACGCGCTGCATTGTCTCGAGGCTCTTGAGCGTGAGCACCGCGCTGTCGGCGCCTGCCTCGCGGATCATCTCGATGCCCTGGGCCGTGGCCTTCTGCACGCTGAGGATGGCCTCCGCCTCGCCCTGGGCCGCAAGGATTTGTGCCTGCTTCTCGGCTTCGGCTGCCAGGATCTTGGCCTGCTTCTCGGCCTCGGCGTGGAGCACTGTGGACTGCTTGTTGCCCTCGGCCTCGAGGATCTGCGACTGCTTCTCGCCTTCGGCCTGCAGGATGGCGGCGCGGCGCTCGCGCTCGGCCTTCATCTGCTTCTCCATGGCCTGTCGGATGCTCTGGGGCGGCGTGATGTCCTTGAGCTCGACGCGGTTCACCTTGATGCCCCAGGCGTCCGTCGCCTCGTCGAGCGCGATGCTCATGCGCGAGTTGATGCTCTCGCGCGACGTGAGCGTCTGGTCGAGCTCGAGGTCGCCGATGACGTTGCGCAGCGTCGTGGCCGTGAGGTTCTCGATGGCGGCCAGCGGGTTGTTGACGCCGTACGCGTAGCGCTTGGGATCGGTGACCTGGTAGAACACGACGGTGTCGATCTGCACGGTTACGTTGTCGCGCGTGATGACCGACTGCGGCTCGAAGTCGACGACGTTTTCCTTCAGGCTGACGCGCCGCACGATGCGCTCGACGAACGGCAGCTTGAAGTGCAGGCCAGCCTTCCACGTGGCGCGGTAGCTGCCGAGGAACTCGATGATGAGCGCGTCAGTCTGCTGCACCATCTTTATGCACGTGGACAGTAGCCACAACACGATGACGGCGGCCACGATGATGGCGATGACGCCGGCGAAGTTGATATCGAGCGACTCGAACATGAGCGTTCCCTTCTTGAAGGGGGTGAATGGGGCGTGCGTGCCAGAGCTAGGCGGCGCCTCCTCCCAGCGGCTCGACGACGAGCCGCGCTCCGTCGACGGAGACGACGCGGGCCTGGGAGCCGCTGGAGAGCTCGCCCCCGTTGGCGCAGCGTGCGAGCCACGACGTGTCGCCGAGCAGCGCGCGTCCGTCGTGCGTTGCGGTGATGCCTTGCGTGACGGTGACGACGCGCCCCACGTAGCCGTCGGCGTTCATCTGGGGCTCCCCCTTGGCGTTGACGCGCTTGCGCATGAAGGGACGCAGGGCGAGCAGCATGACGAACGAGGCGACGAGGAACACGATGACCTGCGTGAGCACGTTGTCGACGAAGAGGCTCACGACGAACGTGACTGCGGCGCCCAGGCAGAACCAGATGCAGATGAGCAGCGGTGAGGCCGCCTCAACGAGGCCGGCCACGACGGCGACGCCGAGCCAGACGAACGGCAGAAACGATCCCATGAGCCGCCTCCTTGTGCGATGCGTGCGATATGCCCCAGTATACCCCCACGCGGGGATGTTCAGCGGTTGCGAAGGCAGGTCGAACCTCCCCGCATGGGCTCGTTGCCTGCACCTCGTCATGGGGGCGCGCCCCGCATGATGAGGCCTCATATCGACAGGCAGTGACGGCGCGACGTATGGTGGACCGGTCGGGGCGAGGCGGGAGAGCGGGGGCGTGAGGTGGCACTGCGATCGTCGAGGGCAATGCGGGCGCGCGGGGCGGCGGGTCGCCCCACGCTCGCGAGGGGCGCGATGCGCGTGCCGGTTCGCGTTCGTCGTGCGGTGCGCGAGCTGGGGGAGGGCTTCGAGGAGCTGCTGTGGCCCACGCGCTGTGCGGGCTGCGACGCTCCCGGCGTGCTGCTGTGCGACGCGTGCCGGGCACGCTTGCCCCTCGCTGACCAGGCGCATGCCTGTCCGCGCTGTGGGGCCCCGTTTGGGGCGCTGGTCTGCACGGAGTGCACGGACTGGCATACCGGCGCCGATGACGAGGGCGTTTCCGACCCCAGCCCGGACGACGCCTCCGCCGCTGGGCTGCTGGCGAGTGCCCTGGACGGCGTGTGCTGCGCCGGGTCGCTTGCCTGGCCGCTCGACGCGCTCATCCGTGCGTACAAGGACGCGGGGGAGCGCCGCATTGCCCCGCTGCTTGCGGACGTGCTCTTCCAGGCGCTGGCGTTCACCCGAGCGTTTGACGTGCGCGATGCCACGTGCCTCGCGTTCGTCCCCGCGACGCCCGCCGCGTTCGCTCGCCGCGGCTTCGACCACATGGACGCCGTCGCCCGCCCCCTCGCCGGGCTGCTCGGCCTGCCCGTGCGCGACGTGCTGGCGCGCGGCGGGGGCGCCGACCAGCGTCGCCTGACGCGGGAGGGCCGCCGCGCCAACGCCCGGGGCGACGTTGTGGCGTGCGCGCGGCTCGACGGCGAGCGCGTCCTGCTCGTTGACGACGTGCTCACAACGGGCGCGACGCTGCTCGCCTGCGCCGGTGCCCTGCGCGCCGCGGGCGCTTGCCGGGTGTACGGGGCCTGCGTCGCCCGCGCGTGGTGACGTCGCCCTCGGCCTCGTGGCCGGCGCGTGGTGTGACCCTGTGCGGGGTCCAAGTTGTCTCCCGTCTGCTACTATTACCAGGTTCCCCCGGGTCTGTGGTTGCGGGCGTCCCCATGGGGTCGCCCTAGTCCATGGCAGACGAGGCCAAAGGGATCCACGTAAGCGTCGGCGTGCGCGCGGGCGCGAGCATGGCTCGTCCTAGGGGTAAGTCGTGCCGCCCGTTGATAGGGACAAACCTGTCCCGCGGGCGAGAGGGCCAGTAGTGAGGGCCGCTGCGGCGGCGTGAGCGACCGTCCCAGCACGCGAGTGTGGGGCCAAATACCAGGTCAGCCGGGGGAACACCGTTCGTTTTGACAGGAGGCCGCACGCAGCGGCCCGTATGTCGGCGCAAGCGACGCCCGTACCAGCCGAGCGCGCTCGCCGCGAGCCAGAAGAGAGCTGACGCCATGAAGCGCATCACCCGTCTCGCCGTCTCCGCCGTTGTCGCCACCGCCTGTGCGTTGGCCCTGACCGGCTGCAGCAGCTACCCGTCCGTGCAGGAGGCGATGGACGCCGCGGCGAAGCAGCCCGTCGTCAGCTCGCCCGTCGTCAAGACGGACGGCGTGCTCACGATCGGCATCAACTCGTCCAACGCGCCCTATGCGTGGGCTGCGCAGTCCGGCTCGAGCACCATCAGCGGCGTCGACGTGGACGTTGCGCTCGCTCTGGCCGAGCAGATGGGCCTCACCGCTCGCTTCGTCAACGTGGGCACGGGCGTGACGGGCGCCTCGACCGGCGACGTCGACGTCGTCATGGGCGTGAGCCCCACGCAGATCACCGACGGCCTGAGCGTCGTCGTGGGCAGCTACGCAGATGCCGCGCCCGCTGTGTTCATGAAGGACTACACGGGCGCCAAGCTCACGCTCGACGAGGTCATCGCTGGCCCCGTTGGCGTGCAGAGCGAGTCCGCGAGCTCCAAGACGTTTGCCGACATGGCGCCGACGGCTGCGCAGCAGGGCTTTGCCACGCTCAACGACGCGTTCGACGCGCTCCAGGCCGGCACCGTGAAGTACGTTGTGTGCGACTCGTTCATGGGAGGCTATCTGGCCGCCTCCTATGACGACATCTCGCTGGCGGGCGCGCTCCAGATGCCCACGACGCGCGGCATCGCCGTGGCGGCGAGCAACGCCGAGCTCCAGAGCGCTGTGCAGAGTGCCGTCGACGAGCTTGCGTCCAACGGCATCCAGAGCCTGATCCGCAGCTCATGGGTGGGAGATCTGCCCTCCATCACGGCGGAGAACCAGGTGGCGGCCGCCGTGCCCACCGCGCCCGCCGTCGACCCCGCCGCGGTGCCTGCCGAGGGCGAGGCGGCTCCCGCCGAGGGCGAAGCCGCTCCCGTCGAGGGCGAGTAACGCCGCGCGGGGCCTTCGCCAACTTTTGCCAACTTGCTGCGGGAACTCGACTCAACCGGGGCCATTTACGGGTAAGCTAGGGATACGCACCGGATGCCCGCGGCGGGCGTCCCTCCTGCGAAGCGCGACCTGCCTCGAGGCCACAGCCCTGGGGCGGGATCTACTGGTCGATTGATTGGAGCCGTCATGAACGTCACCGTCACTGGTCGCAACATCGCCGTCACTGACGCCCTTCGCGACTATGTCGAGGAAAAGCTGTCGGCGGCAACGAACGTGTTCGACATCCCGATGAATACCGAGGTCGTCCTGCGCGTTGAGAAGAACCCGTCCAACCCCGTTCCTCAGGTCGTCGAGGTCACGGTCTTCATCAAGGGCGCCGTCGTTCGCGTGTCCGAGGCCGCAACCGACATGTATGCCGCCGTCGACATGGCGGCTGACCGCGTGTCCCGCCAGCTGCGCAAGTTCAAGACGCGCGTCGTTGACCGCCGTCAGCGCGCCTCCCGTCCCGAGGCCGAGCCCGGCGTGCCGCTTGACGAGCTTGTGACGCCCGAGCCGGATCCCGCGGCGCCCGAGGCAGACGACGAGGAGGACTACGTCGTCCGCGAGAAGCTCATCGAGTTCACGAAGCTGACGGAGGACCAGGCCCTGCTGCAGGTCGACCTGCTTGGGCACGACTTCTTCGTCTATACGAACGCTGACACGGGTGACGTCAACGTCATGTATCGCCGCAAGAACGGCGGCTACGGTGTCATCAAGCCGGTCGCACCGGCGCCGGCGATGCCCGAGCACACCGCCTAGCTCTGCAAACGCTCGTCCGCGTGCGCCCCGCGCCCCAAACGCGGGGCGCACGTGTATGTGGCGCCCTCACGTTCCCAGCCCTCTCGTCGAAAGGCTTACCTGCATGGCTTCGCCTGTACCTCATCTCCTCGCGTTCTCGACGCACCCCACCTGCCGCATCATCATCGACTCGTGCAGCGATGTCAGCTCCGAGCTCGCGCAGCGCCTCGGCGTCGACGTCATCGAGTTCCCGTTTGTTCTGGGCGGCGAGGAGCACTGGGACGATCTGGGCGCCTCGCTGTCGTCGCAGGACTTCTACGGGCGCATGCGCTCTGGCGAGCGAGCCTCGACGAGCGCCATTCCCACAGGCGTGTTCGCCGAGATATTCGAGTGGTGCGCCAAGCAGGGTGTTCCGACGCTCTACCTGAGCTTCACGGCGGGCCTCTCCTCGTCGGTTCATGACGCGGAGACGGCTGCCGCCCAGGTTCGCTGTGCCCACCCGACGTTCGAGCTGTCGGTGCTCGATAACCGTGCTCCGGCTCTCACGGCGTTGCTGCTGGCCGAGCAGGCGTGCAAGCTGCGCGACGAGGGCATGCCCATGGGCGACATCGCCGACTGGGCAGACGAAGCGTGCAACCGCATGCACGGCTACTTCACGCTCGAGTCGCTCAAGTGGCTCGCTGCGGGCGGCCGCATCCCCAAGGCGGCGGCGTCCG
The window above is part of the Coriobacteriia bacterium genome. Proteins encoded here:
- a CDS encoding NfeD family protein codes for the protein MGSFLPFVWLGVAVVAGLVEAASPLLICIWFCLGAAVTFVVSLFVDNVLTQVIVFLVASFVMLLALRPFMRKRVNAKGEPQMNADGYVGRVVTVTQGITATHDGRALLGDTSWLARCANGGELSSGSQARVVSVDGARLVVEPLGGGAA
- a CDS encoding DegV family protein, with the protein product MASPVPHLLAFSTHPTCRIIIDSCSDVSSELAQRLGVDVIEFPFVLGGEEHWDDLGASLSSQDFYGRMRSGERASTSAIPTGVFAEIFEWCAKQGVPTLYLSFTAGLSSSVHDAETAAAQVRCAHPTFELSVLDNRAPALTALLLAEQACKLRDEGMPMGDIADWADEACNRMHGYFTLESLKWLAAGGRIPKAAASVSSLLNVKPDLTYDLDGSLTLMGVSRGRKKALKWVVDQMRACWDGDTSLPLGIVDADCREDGDALEALVRAYCDERGVACPEIIRFELDPTIGSHVGPGMLALAFWGTDRRSMAGGRGKR
- the raiA gene encoding ribosome-associated translation inhibitor RaiA translates to MNVTVTGRNIAVTDALRDYVEEKLSAATNVFDIPMNTEVVLRVEKNPSNPVPQVVEVTVFIKGAVVRVSEAATDMYAAVDMAADRVSRQLRKFKTRVVDRRQRASRPEAEPGVPLDELVTPEPDPAAPEADDEEDYVVREKLIEFTKLTEDQALLQVDLLGHDFFVYTNADTGDVNVMYRRKNGGYGVIKPVAPAPAMPEHTA
- a CDS encoding SPFH/Band 7/PHB domain protein, yielding MFESLDINFAGVIAIIVAAVIVLWLLSTCIKMVQQTDALIIEFLGSYRATWKAGLHFKLPFVERIVRRVSLKENVVDFEPQSVITRDNVTVQIDTVVFYQVTDPKRYAYGVNNPLAAIENLTATTLRNVIGDLELDQTLTSRESINSRMSIALDEATDAWGIKVNRVELKDITPPQSIRQAMEKQMKAERERRAAILQAEGEKQSQILEAEGNKQSTVLHAEAEKQAKILAAEAEKQAQILAAQGEAEAILSVQKATAQGIEMIREAGADSAVLTLKSLETMQRVADGQATKIIIPSELQGLAGLATTAGELFKATDDPAGSK
- a CDS encoding transporter substrate-binding domain-containing protein → MAQHDIRPAAGISRRSFIGLGGAVAGAGALSLVLAGCGADTDTAASDAGSDAPAQGEACAVKISSNNSTRPYCFINEDGELAGYDIDSLKLVEEKLDGKYAFSFEGMPFDTMIASLQSGSSDMASCALSRTEERLEKYLVPDQPYGLAPMVLAVRKDSGIESLADMAGKTLRCNATLAEYQAILKYNADHPDAQITVNSQDPIVSDADLFRAVENGQCDGILIFKGGFDDAQKGAGTDLVAVGPVMINALYYLMRVGDEELCADVSAALATAREDGSLGKVAQQWFGEDVFAAYPDFPIGADIMIDGGSSVYSVVEDGVLSAASSDADAKVGSASSSKDAKANSASSTKDASRD
- a CDS encoding transporter substrate-binding domain-containing protein gives rise to the protein MKRITRLAVSAVVATACALALTGCSSYPSVQEAMDAAAKQPVVSSPVVKTDGVLTIGINSSNAPYAWAAQSGSSTISGVDVDVALALAEQMGLTARFVNVGTGVTGASTGDVDVVMGVSPTQITDGLSVVVGSYADAAPAVFMKDYTGAKLTLDEVIAGPVGVQSESASSKTFADMAPTAAQQGFATLNDAFDALQAGTVKYVVCDSFMGGYLAASYDDISLAGALQMPTTRGIAVAASNAELQSAVQSAVDELASNGIQSLIRSSWVGDLPSITAENQVAAAVPTAPAVDPAAVPAEGEAAPAEGEAAPVEGE
- a CDS encoding PaaI family thioesterase, with translation MNLSDILQVEYVKMEPNEGLTRTKVSDVMLQPNGILHGGISAWLAENCANKAAMTGYSPDYAHPVGLNLESTHMLPVNLGDTIETHAHMVHGGGRTQVWAIEQKRLSDGATFNVSQLTIYIKYLHKKPGSPVSAEA
- a CDS encoding ComF family protein, whose amino-acid sequence is MPVRVRRAVRELGEGFEELLWPTRCAGCDAPGVLLCDACRARLPLADQAHACPRCGAPFGALVCTECTDWHTGADDEGVSDPSPDDASAAGLLASALDGVCCAGSLAWPLDALIRAYKDAGERRIAPLLADVLFQALAFTRAFDVRDATCLAFVPATPAAFARRGFDHMDAVARPLAGLLGLPVRDVLARGGGADQRRLTREGRRANARGDVVACARLDGERVLLVDDVLTTGATLLACAGALRAAGACRVYGACVARAW